From Magnolia sinica isolate HGM2019 chromosome 13, MsV1, whole genome shotgun sequence, one genomic window encodes:
- the LOC131223689 gene encoding cysteine-tryptophan domain-containing zinc finger protein 7-like yields MVTMLSSVGRRKNNTAFGFNPDVAFSYIDQRLQDVLGHFQKDFEREISAENLGPKFGQYGSFLPMLLRNPLTQSQPKSLASVQSSNIPKLLKKFENMDSSTTNNTLPLHEKKTLKIRLKIGIGKAPKSNSASYSMDFKNCPSSSIESILENKDENYELPTSIVQAKALSVILANSSFSPASDSLCLEEKNNPSTSSSKTRIDYCETKLQKDFDDVQQPTQGSMGIGPSPAFEGDSFILEKEIHKQYMKLKLSKRCRKGNKKCSLQDCSNITKKRKECSASVGECNLNESTTENNGVFSSARSSTKLFRKMQGKSNVTKKRKECSASAGESDLNENPNKNGGVSSSAHSSTQLFGNLMHQIQLAEDTLKEAIDLKHSTDRLKNGESEVEVSGLYLRATLKFLLAASMFEVCDVVSSTLGEKTQSTDIYIDTSKMLKQCAISFEHNGEIAAAALAYKCVEVAYMRVIFSISSHICRDGHELQASLHGHPFGQKSSPLSALDVTNVCEDGAPPGSKAKGVNLLASRATHSSPHPLNYAKYVSSAMDAAQRSLSALNAAQWKYGLQGIAAVKTALDFHFHDMDGFVRQVRLALEEIDI; encoded by the exons ATGGTGACAATGCTTTCTTCTGTGGGTAGAAGAAAAAACAATACAGCATTCGGCTTCAATCCGGACGTTGCCTTTTCTTACATt GATCAAAGGCTTCAAgatgttttgggccatttccagAAGGATTTCGAGAGAGAGATTTCTGCAGAAAATCTGG GGCCAAAATTTGGTCAGTATGGATCATTTTTACCAATGCTTCTAAGGAATCCTCTTACACAATCACAGCCAAAGAGTCTTGCGAGTGTACAGAGTAGCAATATCCCCAAATTGCTTAAGAAATTTGag AATATGGACTCGAGCACCACAAACAATACTCTCCCCTTGCATGAAAAAAAGACTCTGAAAATCCGCCTTAAAATTGGCATTGGCAAAGCACCCAAAAGCAATTCTGCAAGCTATAGTATGGATTTTAAGAATTGTCCATCATCTTCAATTGAGAGTATCCTGGAAAATAAAGATGAAAACTATGAACTGCCCACTTCAATAGTGCAG GCTAAGGCATTGTCAGTAATTCTTGCGAATTCTTCATTTTCTCCCGCTTCCGATTCTTTATGCTTagaagagaagaacaatccttccACAAGTAGTAGCAAGACGAGGATTGATTATTGTGAAACAAAATTACAGAAG GATTTTGATGATGTGCAGCAGCCTACTCAAGGTTCGATGGGAATTGGGCCATCACCTGCATTTGAAGGAGACTCGTTTATTTTAGAAAAAGAAATACACAAGCAATATATGAAGCTGAAATTGTCAAAACGTTGTCGTAAAG GGAATAAGAAGTGTAGCTTGCAAGACTGCTCCAACATTACAAAAAAGAGGAAGGAATGCTCTGCAAGTGTAGGTGAATGCAATTTGAATGAGAGTACAACAGAAAATAATGGTGTCTTCTCAAGTGCCAGATCATCAACAAAGTTATTTCGTAAGATGCAAGGCAAGTCCAACGTTACAAAAAAGAGGAAGGAATGCTCTGCAAGTGCAGGTGAAAGCGATTTGAATGAGAATCCAAATAAAAATGGTGGCGTCTCATCAAGTGCTCATTCATCAACTCAGTTGTTTG GAAATCTAATGCACCAAATTCAGCTTGCTGAGGATACTTTGAAAGAAGCTATTGATTTGAAACATTCAACTGACCGTTTAAAG AATGGAGAATCGGAAGTTGAAGTTAGTGGCTTATATCTTCGTGCAACTTTGAAATTTCTACTTGCTGCATCAATGTTCGAGGTTTGCGATGTGGTAAGCTCAACACTCGGAGAAAAAACTCAGTCAACAGATATCTATATCGACACATCAAAGATGTTGAA GCAATGCGCCATTTCTTTCGAGCATAATGGGGAGATTGCTGCCGCTGCTCTTGCATACAAATGCGTGGAAGTAGCATATATGAGAGTAATATTCTCTATAAGCTCTCATATATGTAGAGACGGACACGAATTACAGGCATCTCTTCATGGTCATCCATTCG GCCAAAAATCATCGCCATTATCTGCTCTTGATGTAACCAATGTCTGTGAGGATGGCGCACCCCCTGGGTCAAAAGCGAAGGGAGTCAACCTGCTTGCCAGCAGAGCTACCCATAGCAGCCCGCACCCCCTTAATTAT GCTAAATATGTGAGTTCTGCAATGGACGCTGCTCAGAGATCACTATCTGCATTGAATGCTGCTCAGTGGAAATATGGGTTGCAAGGCATCGCAGCTGTGAAAACAGCACTTGATTTTCACTTCCATGACATGGATGGATTCGTACGCCAGGTCCGGCTAGCATTAGAGGAGATcgacatctaa